The genomic DNA CTCTTCTCTGGGCCACGATCGTGTCCAGCGTTCATGTGCGGTCATGAACCAGAGTCGAGAGATCTCAATGTTACCCGAATAGGAATGCGCAGATGTGACCCAAGCATGCGCATAAACCGCTTCTGGTATCCATACTGTCGATCAAAATCCGACTCTGGGAATTCTAGGTACTGGATGGTTGAGGATGCAAAGAGTAGACTTCTTGCGGGCGCTAGCCTCGATACATAGCATACAGACGTTGGTTGGGCAACTTCATGGGAGCTACCTCGCTCCCTCGCTGGCATACGCTATGTGACTCTGCCTTGCGGTTCTCATACCTGTCAAATGGCTTTCGGCGGCTTCAAGCGAAGCAAGAATGCGTGGTCCAACTCACGCTGCTCTTCAAAACATTTCAATGCTGTGGAAGGACCTCATCAAAGCTTCAGAGCCGACGCTGCTCAAGATACGCTAGCAAGACCAAGTTTGCAATCAAAACACGCCATACTGGGCCATGTCCTCGAAGCATTCCGGAACCCATACAGAAGCCAAAGGTATTGCAAGTGATTCGTCTCCCGCAATGCTTGCGACCAGGACTCCAAGTTCAGGTTACAATCGTAGCTGCATTTCTCCACCTCCCGAAGGTTTCCCTCGCCGTCTCATGCAGTCCAGTCAAACCCAGCTTACCGTATTGCCTCGCCGTCGACCAGATCTTCGTCCGGAAGACCGCTGACTGCTGTAGCGGTCTGTCAGTACGCAAGAGTAGCGAAGTCCCGGAGCTCGCATGTTGGGGTAGCCCACGCATAGCCCTCCGCTTGCAGCCACTCGCATGACCAATGGCTCGGACGAAAATCGAGCTCAGCTTCCTGGATGATAAGCATGTGGCGTTCGGAAGTGAGGCTCGAGCTGCCGGACATTTTCTGCTCTGATGTAGGCAATTTTATGCCGCCCAGAGCTCTTCATCTGATTCCAAATCAGCTGTGTATGTCCAGAAGCCTTTTCCGCCCGAGCATCGGCGTTTGTGCAGACTATGAGTAAGTAACGTGCCCAGGCGGAATCGTCAGGGCTCGAGCCGACAGTTGTGCAATACGACGCTAATTATAGCAGCCAGTTCAGCATGGCTGAGAAGGAGTCTCTGCATGCCGCCAGAAAGCGCACGAGAGTTGCCACGAGGTGAGGTTGCGAGACCACAGCTTTCGGTGAGGAGCAATGTTGTCGACTTCCGGAAGAGACGATGAGTGCAACGTCGCCTGGCCGATTCGTATCATGTCGGAGAGCAGACTTGAAATGCAGAGAGTCTTCTCGCATCCCGCTCCCCTCGCAGATggagctgaagctgaagctgcacATGTTGCAAAACAGCAAGAACAGGATCCGAGGTGGTGCAGCTCGTCTCGCATTCGGCTCCACAACAGCAATCCTTCGCCAAGACGACAGCAACCTCCAAAACGAGACCGCCTCGCCCTCTTTCCTGCCAACAAAccaccaacaaccacaaAAATGTCTTCCGAAGAACCCCTCATCACATTCTACGACATCGCCTCCGCTCCACCCTCCCGCACCTTCGCCGCAAACCCGTGGAAAATCCGCTTGGCCCTCAACTACAAAGGCGTCCCCTACAAAACCCAATGGGTTCAAATGCCCGACATTGCCTCCGTGCGTGAGAAGCTCGGCGTACCAGCCAATCGCACCAACGCCGACGGCACTCCCTACCACACCTTGCCAGTAATCGAAGACAAATCCACCGGCAAACTCATCGGCGACACATTCGAAATCGCACAATATCTGGACATCACCTACCCCTCCAGAGAAGGCAAGAACCTCTTTCGTCCAGACACCATCGGCCTCGTGGCAGCTCACAACGCCCACATCGATGGAATCTTCACCAAATACGCCATTCTTTGCAGCAAAATGCCCTTCGACCCCAGCGTAGCCGAAAAAGTAGGCGCAATGTTCGCCGAGCGCGCAGCGAAAATGGGGAAAGACATGTCCATCACCTCCGAGCAACGCGAAGCCATGATCGTTTCCTTCGAAGCAGCATTGGGTGAGCTCTCAAAAGCGTATCGTCACGAAGGCGGTACGACGGATTATTTTTGGCTTCCGAAGGGTACCAATGCGGCCCAGAAACAGAGGGGCAGAACTGCCAAGCCGTTCCTCGATGGCCAGGATCCTGTGTATGCGGACTTCATTATTGGTGCCTGGCTGAAGATGTTCGAGGCGAGTATGCCGGAGGAAGACTGGGCGCACGTGAGGACGTGGCATGGCGGATTGTGGGCCAGAGTTGTTGATGAGCTGAAGCCTTGGGCGGAGATGAAGTGATGCAGGCAGCCAGTGGCCATGAGTTTACGACAGGCATGAAGGGAACAGGCTCCGATGGAAAAGTTATGATCGGCATGAATTTGAGCTTCTCTATGAGACACGTTTTGAAAAAGGTGGTTTCTTACGCTAGTCAGCCAAGTCATGGCATGGAAACTTGGCTTGTCAGCAGAAGTTGTAGCAAAGCTTTTGAACGACTTATCGTGAATTCTGTGTAACTTCGGTTTGCTGGTCCGATTCTTGTCCCGCTCCACGATTCATGTGGGAGGTCTGCGTACCTCTATTGTCCCACATCCCATTGCACACACTCCACCTTATTTCAAACTAATCCTTCCATTTCGGCAGCTTCATCGTCCCATGCTCATTCAAATGCTTATGCATATCAAAAGCGTTCCACAACAAGTGCGGCTCATGTCCCCAGCCCTTTTTCAAGCATTCAAATTCCGCCTTGTCGAAGTAGTCCTTGAGAATCGGGTAGTAATCAGGGTGTGCACACTTCTTGATGATCTCCCTAGCTCTTTCTTTGGGTGACATGCCTCGGACATCTGCAAAACCTTGCTCTGTTACAATCACGTCGAGGTCGTGCTCGGTCTGGTCAACGTGCGTGCACATCGGTACAATGCAGCTGACGCCTGTGGGATCGGTCTTCGAAGGTCGCGTGGAAGGAGTGTGCATGATGGAGTATTTTGATGATCGAAGGAAATCGGCGCTGCCACCCAGTCCGTTCAGCATACGGGAGCCCATGACACAAGTGGAATTCGCGTGAGCGTAAATGTCCACCTCCACAGGGGTGTTCATGCCAATGACACCCAGTCTGCGGATAATCTCAGGCGAGTTCGACACTTGCTGGCTTCGCAACAGAAGCTTGGGTGCATAGTCCTGGTATCGCTCGTAGAAGCGGTGGAAGCCGTCTGGGGAAAATCGAATCGAGGTCGCAGTCGCAAAGTCCAGGTTTCCGGAATCGAAGAGGTCTAAGAACGAATCCTGAAGCACTTCCGTCCAGACTTTCAGGTTCTTGAAATCCGCTCCTCCACTTGCCAGCCCACCCACTACCGCATTTGCGATGTTGCCGATTCCGGACTGGATGGGCAACAGATTCTGCGGAAGTCGTCCATGATTGACCTCATGCTTGAGGAATTCGATCAAATGGTGTGCGATAGCTTTTGAATTGTCGTCCTCTGGAGCATTGGGTTGCGTCTGATCCGCATAATCCGACTCCACGATAGCCACAACGCGCTCAGGATCAACGGGAATGTGCGGGGTGCCGATACGATCTTCCGGAGACATGACCAGGTACGGCTTCCTCCTCGGCGGCAAATCTGTCATGGTAATGTCGTGGAGGCCTTCAAGATTTGGCGATGCCGTATTGACCTCAATGACAATCTTATCGGCCATTTGTATGATCTCAGGAGAGGCACCCACTGAAGCTCCAGGAATAATGCCGCCATCTTCTGTGATTGCCGAAGCTTCCACGATGGCCACGTCCAACCTGTTGTTCTCCTTGTGCTTTGTGTAATAGCCATACATCAGGTCCACCGGAAACATGGACAAGTGCTTGTCGAAGAAGTTGATGTTGCCATTGTTGATGCCTTTTGCGATCTCTTTACCCACCTGATGCGGAGCTCTCCGCTCAATCATATTGTTGCGAGCCCATCTGTTCTCCGTCTCTGCTCCACTGGAAGCTCCAACGAAGAGGTTGTATTTGAGCTTGCCCTGCAATTTGTTCTTCTCGACATGCTCGGCCAATGCAGTCGGGACCTTTTTGGGATAGCCCACACCCGTGAAGCCAGACCATATGGGGCGGGAGTCAGCACAGCAGGTGATGTCCGAGGAAAGGTAGAAACAAACCCTATGTAAGAATTGTGCGGGAACAGGTCAATTAGATCCTCAGCTTTGGCGAGCTTGCTCAGATAAGACGGTCTTCGGACTCTGCTCTTGAGCAACGCGGAAGCTGCCATTGCGGGCGAGCAGACTGAATGGGTGTGTTGCTTTGAAGTGAAAGTaggcgaaggagaggaagaaagAAGCTCACTTACCAGTTTCCAACAGACGTATGATGTCTGTGGCAGCTTCGTACCGTGTCGCATGAGGTCCACAATGCTCAAGAGCAGCCAGCCGGGTAATTTGCGGTCGATGCTGCTCTGCGGGATTGTGCGGATACGGCATGCCGGCAGTGAGAGAAATGGCGAGATGGTGATGTCAGTCGCACGGACGAAGAGAGCATTATCTCGGCTATGTCCAGTACGCAGCGATTGCTCCGTTCGGCCGTCATGCTGTGCTACAGTGCTAGCAGGAAAGTCGTGTCTTCTGGATGTGGTGGAAGGAAAGAAAGACGCGAGAAGAGGCGCGTCGCAAGGACACCGCTCCCTGCAGTGCCAAGAAAGTGTAAATTATGTACAAGACCTTTTCAACACACCCTCGATACTCCAGATGCATACGAAAGTACGGCACACGAGAAGCTTATCCGAGCATTGGAGTATGGACGGGACTTTGGTGCTTGATCCCCGGGCTTGATTCGTACACAGAGCACCATCAGCCCTTTGGCCATCTGGACAAATGTCCGTTGATACGCTGGAAGCGAATCGTGGCCTGGACGAGCTGTTCTCATCACCATTCTATGCTCTATCCTGCTTACTTGAGCAGGTGATGCGGCATGAATCTCCCATGAGGCCGCCGTTGATCGAGACAAGCCCGGATGCCACGTGCGGCAGGAACAATGCTCTGAGGACAAACTACTCAGCGACTCCAACATGTCACGAACTAATCTGACAGGGCTGAAGCCATTTACAAGATAGCAACGGGCCTCCCAGGATCCAGCCACTTCACCTTATCCGCAATACCCTCGTCCTCAAAAGCCTTCTTCAGCTTATACCCATCCTCAGTAAAATGATCCCAAGCCTCATAATGCATCGGAATCAGACAATCCGCCTTGAGATCACGAAACAACCTGGCCGCAGACTTCCCATCCATCGTGATCTGGTACGTCCCCGACTCCGGATCCTCAATATCATGCAACACCTGCGCATCGCCAAGGTTCATGATGGCAGCGCAAACATGGTACTGCTCAGCGATGCGTTTCAGCTCGGGAATATACACCGTATCGCCACTGAAGTAGATCGCATTCGGGAGACCAGAAGCACTGAAACCAAAGGAGTTACCGCAGTCCTCGTACCCCTCGACGCCTGTGATGAGGAAACCAGTGCAttcgtcgccatctttgTGCTTGGCCGGCGTGGCAATGATCTGGAAAAGTTTCCCTGCGATGCGCACTCGTTTTAACGTCTGCCAGGGTTCGAACCCGTGCACAGTAGGGCGAGGTGAGAGCTTCTTCGCGCCGTCTATGGTGGTGAACACCAGCCGGCCGTCTAGGAGCTGACGGCCGAGGTCGTCAAGGTTATCCGGATGGTCCTCATGACTCAGGAGAACAGCATCAATGACGGGAAGCTGGTCGAGGCACAATGCGGGGTTTTGATGTACAACGAGAGCGAAGTCGTCCGTTATTGGGAAACGCGTGCCTGCTGGTGAAAAGAAAGGGTCGGTGATCAGCTTCACTCCATTGATTTCGAGGATTGCAGTCGCTGTGCCGATATGGGTAACACTCAGTTTGGGTGCCATGGTCGATGGGTGCGATCGGAAAGGCCTTGCAGTTCAACATGCAGCGAACGGCTTGCGGGTACGAATATTGCCTGATCTCGAAGGAAGCCACGATCCGGGACGGGACAGCCTTTCTCGTTTCCTCAATTTTCCCCTACCGTCCTCGATTCCGAGGCCGCGTATGAATACATTTGATACAAGGAATTCCATCGACGTACTAGGAAGAGTGACCCATGTGTGCGGCAACGGCATCGTTTCGGGGAAGCTGGTGGCATAAACTCCAGTGCTGAAAAGGCCGCAGTGAGATGCGGACTAGTAGATTCTTCTCAGCAGAAGAACGGGGTCTTCGGGGTCATCGGGGTCTCTGAACTTTGCTGATCAAAGCAAGACCCACGCCCTGGCCGTAATTGGTCCATTCTCTCCAGCTTCGCACGACTACACTTTGCCCGGATGGCAGTGCCAACTTCTCCAGGATGTCTCAAAGAGGTGCTGCGGGGGGACTCGAAACTTTGAAGTAGTTGCCTTCTAAAGGATCTCTCCGCCCGGCCCAGCTCCGACAATCCACTTGTGATGCCAATGAGCATTTTTCTGCATCCCTACTGAGCACATTTCAGCCATGGCGTAAGTTGCACATCTTCACATCGGCAGGAGACACGACGAAACTCATTGGGTGATAGACGAGCAAGTTTCGAAACTCCGGAACCCTACTTCGATATCGGCAGCTATCAGTGGCTCGTGACCTCTGAATCGAAACACGCACAGTTATGGGCCAATCGAGGGTTCATCTGGGCATGCTCCTTCAATCATGAAGAAGCACTGAGATGCTTCGAGCGAGCAGCCGAAGCGGATCCTTCGTGCGCCATGGCGTACTGGGGCATTGCATATTCGATCGGACCAAACTACAACAAGGTTGGGAAGAAATGCTCTCTCACTCAAAGCATCGCCGTTAAGAGAGAAATGCTGATACCTGCAGGCCTGGAGCCTgttcgacgaagaagaccgccTCTTATCCACAAGGAAAGCCAAGGAGGCGATGGCTCGTGCATTGCAGTTGGCCGGAAATGCCACATTTGCAGAGCAGGGACTGATACTTGCCCTCACTGCTCGGTTCCCGCCCACTGATGAGACTCTGGACGACTTTGCATGCTTCGATCGTGCGTACGCCGATGCCATGCGGCCCATCTACCAGGGCTGCCCCGACGATGTGGACGTCGCCGCTTTGTTCGCGGAAGCACTGATGTGCATGACTCCTCGTGGCCTATGGAATCTGGACACTGGCGAGCCTACAGGTGATCATGTGTTGGAAGCGCGCCGGGTCATCGAAGGGGCATTCGACTCCGTCAAAGGCATCAACCATCCCGCTCATTGTCATCTTTACATTCATCTGCTGGAGATGTCGCCCTTTCCGGAGCTGGCACTGCCTGCGGCCAATCGGCTTCGCGGCATGATCCCTGAGGCCTCTCATATGCTGCACATGCCAACGCATATTGACGCCGCAATTGGGGACTATCGTCGGGCCATAGACTCAAATGAGCAAGCCATAATGGCTGATGACAAGTATTTTGCCATGACGAATGGCCCAATTTTCTACCAAGTCTACCGCGTTCACTACGTCTCGGCAAAGCTCTACTCCGCCATGATGAGCGGTCGGCTTCAGGACTCTCTTGCAGCGGCGAACAAATTGGAACAAATCATTACGCGTGAACTCTTGACAACGACGAAGCTGAACATGGCGAACTGGGTCGAAGCACAACTTGGTAGCAGAGCTCACGTGCTGATTCGATTTGGGCGCTGGGAAGACATTCTTCGCTTGGAGCTTCCTACAGTCCCGTATCTGTACAGTGCGACGACTGCAGTAATCCACTACGCAAAAGGCATTGCATTCAGCGCACTGAGCCGCAtcgaggaagcagaagaatcACAGCGAAAGTTCGAAGTCGCTCGATCTATGGTCCCAGCAGGTCGCCTAAATAGCCCTCCAGTCCGGCAGAATGATATCCTTGGAGTCGCCTCTGCAATGCTTGCGGGCGAGCTCGAGTACCGCAAAGGAAACTTCGATGCGGCATTTGCAACTTTGCGGGAAGCTGCTCGGCGGGAAGACAACCTGGCATACTCCGACCCACCGCCCTGGATGCAGCCAGTACGGCATGCGCTaggcggccttcttctcgaacaGGGCCGCATTGAAGAAGCCGAACGGGCATACCGGGAGGACCTTGGACTCGCCGAGGGTTTTCCTCGCCGCAAGGCGAAGCTGAACAATGTTTGGGGTTTGCATGGACTACACGAAACGTTGATACGAGCGGGCAAAGTTGAAGAGGCGGTCTTGATGGAACCTGAGCTGAACTTGGCCTTGGATTTTGCCGATGTTGATGTTAATGTTTCGTGTTATTGTCGCCTGACATCAGCTGCTGGCCGCGGCTGTTGTGCATGAAGAAGTGTGTGATGGTTCGCACTGCTTCGTACTGCGACTCGCGGTGTGATGTCGATGACTAGGATATGGGGAGCTGGGAAAAGTATTGTTTGTTAGTCATGCGCGCCAGGGTATAGCCTACTTTTCCTCTTGCCTGATGCAGAGTATTCTGCCCCACTTGAGTATGCATGATTTGGTGAGGTTTCCTCGCCTGTGAGCCCATGGGCAAAGGCAAGTAGGTTCCGCGTGGATCTCGTGAGTTAAGATCTACCGTGTTCTGTACAGCTGGCCGGACTTCTGAAATCCCCACTGATGGTGCCATTCTTTGTTGCTTAGTGTCTCAGGTTTCCGAATCAGGTCGGGGTTCGGGGACTGAGAGTTTGCAGTAAGGGTACGCACCTTCCATATATGTGAGCAGACAATGGCTGCGAAAAGGGCGCGCCGTCTCAGTCTTCCTCGTTGTCTCTGTCACTCCAGCAAGCCATACCTTTGCCAGCAGCTCAACAATCATGGCGGTGTCATTTCGTCAGATGCTCGGGGTCACACCATCTACAGCATCGCCCCACGACAGCAcactcgtcatcatcgatgcGCAGAACGAATACGCGGAAGGTCAGCTCCAAGTGACTAACGTGCGTGAGAGTCGCAGGGTCATCGCCTCGCTGCTGGAAAAGTATCGTGGCGGCGGGGGCAGAGTCGTGCACGTCGTACACAAGGTGCCTGCCGGGGCCCCCATCTTCACGCCCGACACGAAGCTCGCGGAGGAGTTCGAGGAGCTTCAGGCGAAGTCTGGGGAGAAGGTGATTCAAAAGCAGCACCCGAGCGCGTTTGCAGACACGGGACTGCACGAGTACCTCGGCGGCAACGGAGAGGCCAAGCTCGTGTTGACGGGATACATGGTGGGTGTCCGCCATCCAGACGCTCGCGCCTCAGGAGCTGACGTTCGATGACAGGCACACGTCTGCGTGTCGACAACCGCCCGCGATGCAGCACGCTTGGGCTACGAGGTGCTGGTGGCGGAAGATGGCTGTGGTGACCGCGACATCCCGGGGGCGTCGGGGGCTGAAGTGACGAAGAATGTCATGGTCGAACTGGGCGATGCGTTTGCAACGATTGTGCAGAGCAGCGACATATCGTAGGCGTGCCTTTCTTGGATCGCAGTCTGGTCGAGTATGTAGAAACGACCAAACGCTATCCAGGGGCGGCGTCTTGCTGCTTCAGAGTTTCACGTCTGCGTCAGTGCATCGGGCTTGGCGGGCGGACTCCCAACGTCTCGCCGTTGTGCTCCGCCACCCACCTGCAGCAGCACGAAGCGAGGCGGCGGTGTTGGACCACGTGGTGCAGCCGTAGCGCTCATGTCTGAAGAGGATTCACTCGGGACTCCGCCGCGACGGCGGCCGCAAATATCGCTCGCGTGCTTCACGTGTCGCCGCAGCCATCTCAAGTGCGACGGCGTGACGCCCGTGTGCACGCGGTGCGCCGCCACCGCGCGACGCTGCGTCTATCTGCCCTCCCGCCGTGGCCTGGCGCGGCGCAGGCCTCCGCCGCCCTCGGGCCCGCCGAGCCCCCTCAAAGACGCCCACGACGATGCCGCCGCTGTGGCAGCCGGTGCGCCAccctctcctccgccaccgcccCTTGATCTTCCGCGCTGATGTCGCCGCAGCCCAACCGGCATTTCCTGCGGCGGAGCGCACGCACTACGTCGGCCTCTACTACGCTCGTTTTCATGCCGCCCACCCGATGCTGGTGCCTCATGCCCACTTCGACGCCCAGCAATACCCCGACTTCCTCGTCACCGCCGTGTGTCTTGTCGGCAAGCACTGCACCCCCCATCGGCCAACCGAGGCTTCCATATCGGCCGCTTTCGCCACGGTGGCGGCTGCCAGCGATGCGGACAGCGGCCACCGGATCCAGGCCTTCATTCTGCTGGCCCTCATTTTCTTCGCCTTCAACGAAATGGCCCAGGTGAGCGATTGTCTCGAGCGTGCCGCTGTTCTGGCATGCCAGTCGAGGATTGACGCACTCGATGAATTTTCGTCACGGGAGCACGTATCCAGTCTCAGGCGGGAAAGTCTTCTCCGCACCTGGTGGGAGCTCTACACCGTCGATGCTCTTGCTGCACTGTTGAAAGGGGTACAACCCACGTTGAAGACGCGCTGCATCGATGCCCTCCCCACGATCCCTTGCACAGAAGCGCAGTACGAAACCGGCGAGCCGGCCGCACAGTCGACGTCGTACACCGAGTTCGAACGCCGCACTTTCCGCTCAGACTCTCCTACCTTCTCCTCGCACTTCTATCGCACAGAAGCGGTGGGCATTCTTCGCACGGTGCTCCCTCTCTACACGAGGGACAACTCCAACGCACAAGACGTGGAAGCTGCCAGCATGTCGGTAGCAAGCTGGACGTATCGGCTCTCGGAAACGTCTTACCCCTTTTCCGAATCTCTTCTGGAATGCGATCAGCTATTGATTCAGGCACAAATGCTGGTGCAGGTGGCAAGCATCTTCCTGCATTTCCCACGCAGCAATCTGCCCAGCTCCAAGCCATCCGCCGTCGACATCACATGCCTGAGCAACGGACCGCAGGTGGTGGAGAACTCTGCTCTGCACACTGtccaagccattgctgcttcCAACGAGCTCTGTAGCATGGCTTCCATTCTACATCTCCGAGACAGCCACTCGCCGCTGGCCATATGCGCATTCCTCTTGGGTACAGCTGTGCAGCTCTCAGTTGCGGCGGAATGCGACAAATGCCAAGTGGACAAAATTCAACAGTGTCGCCAACGCGTCGTCCTACTGCTCGGCGCGCTGAGATCTATCGGAAAGACTTGGCCAGCTGTACAGAGTGCGGTGCATTTGCTTGGGCCCTTCGCCGACACCGTTTTCCCAGCATCTAGCAACAGGCCGCAACGTATGAACGTCTCCTCAACCAGTGAGTCACATGCTACGACTACCACTTACACGTATGGATGCGAACAGCGCCCTGCCATCGTGGCGGACTCGGCGGTGTTTCAAACCGCATTCGACAACGAGTGGTTTAACTTCTTCCAGTCAGAGACATGAGACACGTAGGAGTACTGCGTCGTCGTCATACGCTGCAATACATCCAGCCTAGCTTCGGCATGGGCAAGAACCTGATACTGCAAAGTCCTTCAATATGGGTTATATAGCACGATCAGATTTCCAGTGTCATACTGAGAAACGCGTACAGCAGCTCCAAGAACCACGCTCGAGCCCGCCGAAGCCGCATCCGGAGGCTGCTCCGTGATTCCTATGTTACCACAGAACTGTAGTCGAGTACACAAGATGACACCGCTTCAAAGCTTAATCAACATTTGCCAGGATCCGTAGTCTGGTTTTGTATATCCCGAAGCGGCCCTAGGAGGATCGGGGTCTCGAAACCAACTGAAACACACTCGGGGAATAGTGTGCCAAGTCAGCGCGAAATCATCTTTCGAGGCCACAACAGGACTCTCCGCACTTTCCTTCAATATATTCCCCGCAGAAGGGCTGCGATCCTTTCTTCTGTACCTGACTCAAATCAGAGCGTCCGACCGAGGCATCCATCACGTTGCGCTTAAGCAATCGCCGAACGTCGAACAATTTGATCAAGACAAACATGTCATCCCCCACGCAACTTCAggttctccttctcgccttcAAGGATATGAACATCCTCGATCTGACAGGTCCCTGCGAAGTTTTCGCCCATGCCAAAGCCAAGCTTACCGTTGGAGCGTCCTCAGAGATCACGACTAGCTTCGAAGGCATTTCTGTCCAACGAGACCGTTCTCTCGCCTCGCTACTTGACTCTCAAGACACAATGTCCGACGATACGTCCACTCTGCCACCTTTGGAGCAATACGATGTCCTCGTCATTCCAGGCAGCCTGTTTGAACGCGTTCTCGCAGCGATCGAACACGACGCCGATATCTGCAACGTCATCGCCAAATGGGCGAATCTCGCTCGTCCTCCCGTAACAGCTTCTACTGGAAATTGGAAGAATCGGAAACCCCTCCTCACAATTTGCGGAGGCGCATCATTCGCTGGATATCTTGGCCTGCTCGGCGGAAAGCCCTGTACAACACATTATCTGGATCTCGAAGGGCTGCAGGCGGTTTGCGTGCGAGCGGGCCAAAAGGCAGATGTAGTGAGGAAGAGGGTCGTGGATGCTGGAGAGACAAGTGCTGGCATGAGAGTTCTGACATCCGGGGGCGTGAGCTGTGGAATCGATGCGAGTCTCTGGTTGGTAGGCCAGATGGTGGGCTTGGATGAGGCAAAGAGTGCAGCGAGATTGATGGACTATAAGTGGGAGGTCGACCTCGATGGAGATATCACGAAAGGAATGTTGGTTTGATCGCGCAGGATGACCCTTCGATGGGTATGCAACGTAGGAACTCTTCTGGCTGATGGCTCTGCTATTGATAGCCACTTGAGGTTGTTATCGGGGTTCTAGTGCAGGATGCGACCGGGCATGCCGCCAA from Cercospora beticola chromosome 3, complete sequence includes the following:
- the ACU8 gene encoding Acetyl-CoA hydrolase, whose protein sequence is MPYPHNPAEQHRPQITRLAALEHCGPHATRYEAATDIIRLLETGKVCFYLSSDITCCADSRPIWSGFTGVGYPKKVPTALAEHVEKNKLQGKLKYNLFVGASSGAETENRWARNNMIERRAPHQVGKEIAKGINNGNINFFDKHLSMFPVDLMYGYYTKHKENNRLDVAIVEASAITEDGGIIPGASVGASPEIIQMADKIVIEVNTASPNLEGLHDITMTDLPPRRKPYLVMSPEDRIGTPHIPVDPERVVAIVESDYADQTQPNAPEDDNSKAIAHHLIEFLKHEVNHGRLPQNLLPIQSGIGNIANAVVGGLASGGADFKNLKVWTEVLQDSFLDLFDSGNLDFATATSIRFSPDGFHRFYERYQDYAPKLLLRSQQVSNSPEIIRRLGVIGMNTPVEVDIYAHANSTCVMGSRMLNGLGGSADFLRSSKYSIMHTPSTRPSKTDPTGVSCIVPMCTHVDQTEHDLDVIVTEQGFADVRGMSPKERAREIIKKCAHPDYYPILKDYFDKAEFECLKKGWGHEPHLLWNAFDMHKHLNEHGTMKLPKWKD
- the ISC1_1 gene encoding phospholipase C type enzyme; its protein translation is MAVSFRQMLGVTPSTASPHDSTLVIIDAQNEYAEGQLQVTNVRESRRVIASLLEKYRGGGGRVVHVVHKVPAGAPIFTPDTKLAEEFEELQAKSGEKVIQKQHPSAFADTGLHEYLGGNGEAKLVLTGYMAHVCVSTTARDAARLGYEVLVAEDGCGDRDIPGASGAEVTKNVMVELGDAFATIVQSSDIS